In Marinobacterium sp. LSUCC0821, the DNA window CGGTTAGAGCCAGCTCATCCCACACACCATCTAGGACTGTTCGCATCTTCTTCAGATCACCGAAGTCGATTAAGCGGGCAAAGAGAGCAAAGTTTAGGAACATTCGCTCAGTGAGGGCCGCACAGAAAGCGACCTGTTGCCAGGGCTCTAAGTCACGGATTTCGTTTTCTAGCTCGTTGGGGTCTAGCATCGCTTCGCTCTCTTGCTCGTTCGTAGTTGAGGTTTAAAGACGTACTTCTATGCCACGCTCACGCATGTAGGCTTTCGCTTCTGGCACAGTGTATTCATTAAAGTGGAAGATCGATGCGGCTAAAACAGCATCTGCTTTACCCTCGATACAACCTTCAACTAGGTGATCTAGATTACCCACGCCACCTGAGGCAATCACTGGAATGTTGACCGCTTCTGAAACAGCGCGTGTAACACCCAAGTCATAGCCATTTTTAACGCCATCTTGGTCCATTGAGGTAAGAAGAATCTCACCTGCACCAAGCTCTTCCATCTTTTTCGCCCACTCGACAGCATCTAAACCTGTTGGCTTACGACCACCGTGAGTGAAGATCTCCCAGCGACCCTCTTCATCAGGTGCTGAGACACGTTTAGCATCAATCGCTACAACGATACATTGGCTACCAAAACGATCGGCTGCCTCTTTCACAAACTCTGGATTGAATACGGCAGCAGTATTAATTGAGACCTTGTCAGCGCCAGCATTAAGTAGCGTACGAATATCTTCACAGGTACGCACACCACCACCTACAGTCAGTGGAATGAAAACCTGCGAGGCCATGCGCTCAACGGTATGCACCATTGTGTCGCGGCCCTCATGGCTTGCTGTTATATCTAAGAAGGTTATCTCATCTGCACCCTGCTCATCGTAACGACGGGCCACTTCAACTGGGTCACCTGCATCACGGATATCGAGGAACTTCACGCCTTTAACAACGCGCCCGTTCTCTACATCAAGACAAGGAATAATTCGCTTAGCCAGAGCCATTCAATAATCCTCAGTTACCCGTTAGCGAATCGCTAAGAGTCTGTGCTTCTGCAACATCGAGTGTGCCTTCGTAGATAGCACGGCCGGTGATAGCACCAAGAATGCCCTGATCTGCCACTTCAGCCAGTGCACGAATATCATCTATGTTCGTTACTCCGCCAGAGGCGATCACTGGAATGCCGCCCTGCACTGCAAGGTCGACTGTCGCTTCCACATTCACGCCCTGCATCATGCCGTCACGTGCAATGTCGGTGTAGACGATTGAAGAGACGCCGTCATCGCGGAAACGCTTCGCAAGATCAACCGCCATTACATCAGTCACCTCTGCCCAACCATCAATCGCAACTCGACCATCCTGTGCATCTAGGCCAACAATGATATTGCCCGGAAAGGCTTTACACATATCAGTGACAAACTGTGGCTCTTTAACCGCTTTAGTACCGATGATGACATAGCTAACACCTGCATTAAGGTAGGCTTCAATCGTCTCTGCAGAGCGGATACCACCACCGATCTGAATGGGCAGATTTGGGTAGGCTTTAGCGATTTCACGAACAATCTCACCATTGACTGGCTCACCCGCGAATGCGCCATTGAGGTCAACCAAGTGAAGGCGACGGCAACCAGCATCCACCCACTTAGCCGCCATATCGACTGGGTCATCAGAGAATACAGTCGAGTCGTCCATACGGCCTTGGCGAAGGCGCACACACTTACCATCTTTAAGATCAATCGCAGGGATAATCAGCATCGAAATCAATTTCCTTTGGAGCGTTAAACGGGATTAAGGCTGCCCGTTCCAGTTAACAAAATTCTTAAGTAGAGCAAGGCCCGCTTTAGAGCTCTTCTCTGGGTGGAACTGCGTTGCAAAGACATTATCTTTAGCCAGCGCAACATCAAATGGCACACCGTATTCACAGGTGCCTGCCACTAGCGTTTTGTCCGCCAAGTGTACGTGGTAGCTGTGAACGAAATAGAAGCGCGTATCATCTTCGATACCTGCCCATAGAGGGTGATCCATCGTCTGCTTAACTTGGTTCCAACCCATGTGCGGCACTTTCAGTTTTTCACCGTCGGCGTCCTTTAGGTCTTTACCAAAAAAGTTCACACGACCGTCAAACTCACCGAGACACTCAACACCGTCATTCTCCTCAGAGAAGTTGGTAAGCGCTTGATAGCCAACACAGATACCGAGGAATGGCTTGCCAGACTCAATCGCTTCGTGAACCTCTTTGTCCACACCAAGGCGACGCATCTCAGCCATACAGTCACGAATAGCGCCAACACCTGGTAACAACACACGATCAGCATTGCGCACTTTGACTGGGTCTGCTGTCAGAATCACTTCAGTGCCATCGTTGGAAACCAACTCGAGTGCCTTAGCAACCGAGTGAAGGTTTCCCATACCGTAGTCGATAACGGCAATTGTGCTCATAACTTATAGACACCCTTTGGTCGATGGCATCATGCCAGCAGCACGCTCATCAACTTCCAGCGCCATACGAAGTGCACGGCCAAATGCTTTGAAGATTGTCTCAGCCTGGTGGTGCGCATTCTTACCGCGAAGATTGTCGATGTGCAGCGTTACGCCCGCGTGGTTCACAAAACCGTGGAAGAACTCACCGAATAGATCGACATCGAATTTGCCGATTGAACCGCGCACGAAATCAACATGCATCTCCAAACCCGGACGGCCAGAGAAGTCGATAACAACGCGTGAAAGAGCCTCATCGAGTGGCACATAGGCATGGCCATAACGACGAATACCCTTCTTATCACCCACTGCCTGCTTGAAAGCCTGGCCAAGAGTGATACCTATATCTTCCACTGTGTGGTGATCATCAATGTGTAGATCACCCTTCGCTTTCACGTCGATATCGATAAGGCCGTGACGTGAAATCTGGTCCATCATGTGCTCTAAAAACGGTACGCCTGTGTCCGCTTTAAATTCACCGGTACCATCTAAATTGATCGCAACGCTGATCTGAGTTTCCAACGTATCACGTGATACGTTTGCTGTGCGTTCGGTCATTCCTAACTCCGCTACTGATGCGCAAAGCGCAAGTATACCGTGAAGCTGCGGATCCTGCGAACAAGAAGCGTGATTTTATGGCGCACACAACGAGAAAACTTAAGCACATCTCGCTAGGTTTTTTTGAAGTTTGAACTACACTTTAGTGAGTCATCCTATTTTTGGAGTTTTTATGAAAGCGCTCGTCAAAGTTTTAGCCGGCATCGTTGCTCTTTTTGTTATCGCTATTGCAGGTCTCGCGGCCTACATGACCTATCTATTTGATCCCAACGAATACCGTTCTCAAATAGAACAACAAGCTAAAGAAGAGGCTGGTATTGAACTGAAAATCAACGGCGATATTGGCTGGTCGATCTACCCTTGGCTGGCGATCGATGTTGCTGAAATTAGTGTTCGATACCCTAACCAACCCGAGCTGGCAAAACTGACCTCAGCGAGTGCAGCGCTTAATATCCCATCACTCCTGAGTGGTTCAGTTGAAGTTGATCGCGTTTTGGTAGATGGCCTAACCCTCAACTTGGTATCCGACAAAAAGGGGATGACCAACTGGGATAATGGCCAAAAAGCTAAGTCTAAAAACACCCAAGAGCGCTCCGATACTGAGACCGTTGATACTCCAACGATGGCACTGGCAATCGCTGGAGTTGAGCTTCGTAACGCGAAAATTGCTTATGTAGATCAAGCCGCTAACCAAACCGTTCAGCTAAACGAGCTCAATCTGATCGTAAGTCAGTTAGAGCTTGGCAAGGCAGTACCAATTCAATTTAAGACACGCCTATCTGTTTCAGCAGATGGCAAAGAGAGTCTTAACATCCCAATTGATATGAATACTAAGCTGACACTCAACTTAGAGGCGCAGACGCTTCAAGTGAGTGACCTAACACTCAAGCTGGATGAGACTACCCTGCAAGGCCGTGGCCTCTACAATCTGGTCAAACCTCAAGTATCTCTGAATCTGCAGGGCGATATTCTTAACGTAGACAAGTACCTGGTTAATTCTGAAGCAGCAGCTAAAGGACAATCCGGCTCAGCAATGCCAAGCTCAAAAGGCTGGTCGAAGGATCCTATTCTGCCGCCGCTACCTATAGGTGCCATCGATGCTGATATCGCATTGAGCTTTGATAAAGTGATCGTGCAGTCTCAAGAGATCACCGACATCACCCTGAATGCCACCACAAAAGGGGGTGTACTCACGGTTTCAAAACTGGATGCAAAAGCATTTGGCGGAGCGCTGACCTCAACAGCCAAAGTGGATGGGCGCAAAAATACCCCTGTGATGAGCTTCTCGCCTAAGCTCACGAACATCAAAGCAGAGCAACTCATGGCATTAGCAATGGAAGATCCAGCGCTCTCTGCGAATATAAACCTGACAGCTGATCTAACTACTTCGGGGGTATCGCTCTACGACTTTGTAAATGGCCTCAACGGTAGCGTCAACATCAATGCTGAAGAGGGGGTGATTAAAGGGATCGATATGGCGCAACAGTTGTGTCAGAAAATTGAGAACATTACAGCCCTTGGCTACAACCCAGATCAGGTTGATATGACCACGCCAATAGCAGGACTCAATAGTGACTACACAATCAAAAACGGTGTCGTAAGCAACTCTGCACTAAATGCTTCAGTCGATGCGGCTAATTTGGATGCCAAAGGAATCATCGATATTCCAAAACAGGCCTTCGATTACAATCTAGGCCTCACAATCACCGAAGATCTTTTCAAAAAGAGCTGTGGCATTAATCCAGCACTTCGCGGTACGCGTATCCCTGTGGATTGTAAGGGTAACTTTGACACAGACCCTGTTAAACTCTGCAAACTTGATACACGTTTCGTAGGAGAGTTGATCAAAAAGGCGGCGGGCAAAAAAGTCCAAGCCGGGATCGACAAGAAAAAAGCCGAGCTCGAACAGCAAGCAACAGAGAAACTTCAAGACACCCTAAAAGATCAACTGGGTGACAAGCTGAAGGGGCTGTTCGGCAAATAATTAGCCGAGATTGAATGTCCGAAAAGCAATTCGCTGCGACCGTACTTAGTTGGTTTGACCAACACGGTCGCAAGCATCTTCCCTGGCAACAAGAGAAGAGCGCATACAACACCTGGATATCGGAGATCATGCTGCAGCAGACTCAAGTTGCAGCAGTGATCCCCTATTACCAACGCTTTATGGCGCGCTTTCCGACCGTAAATTCGCTAGCAGAAGCGCCAATCGATGAAGTTCTCCATCACTGGACAGGCCTAGGTTACTACGCTCGCGCGCGCAATCTTCATAAAGCGGCACAGATGGTGGTTCGCGAATTTAATGGCCAGTTTCCTCAAGACCCTCAACTCCTAGAGCAACTTCCTGGAGTAGGCCGTTCAACCGCTGCAGCAATCAGCTCAATCGCATTTGGCACCCAGGCAGCCATACTCGATGGCAACGTAAAACGAGTGTTGGCACGCTACCTAGCTATCGAAGGGTGGACAGGCTCGACCTCGGTACAAAATCAGCTTTGGCTTGCTGCCGAATCACTCACCCCAACATCAAGAAATGGGGACTACACCCAAGCGATGATGGATCTGGGAGCGACCCTATGCACACGCTCAAAACCTAAATGCAGCCAGTGCCCTCTCGTTGAGAGCTGCAAAGCCTATGCAGAGGATAGAGTCACCGAACTACCAACCCCTCGTCCTAAAAAAACACAGCCCGTTAAACAGACACACATGCTTGTTATTCGGGATGGGGATAGCTTCCTACTACAGCAACGCCCACCCACAGGCATTTGGGGCGGCCTCTGGTCATTCCCAGAAACACCAGATTTACGAGACCTAGAACCAGAATGGCAGTTTGATAGCTCAAAGGCACAAGTCCTTGCGCCATTCAGGCACACCTTCTCGCACTATCACCTCGACATAACACCCGTGATAGTCGAGAAAAACCAATTAGATCTCAGCCACGTAATGGAAGCACGCGCCACACTCTGGTATAACACCGAGCAACCACAAGAGATTGGATTGGCGGCTCCGGTAAAGGCACTTTTAAATACCCTCGGATCCGCACTATAGGGAGATAGCTATGTCACGCACCGTATTCTGTCGTAAATTCAAAGAGGAACTAGAGGGCCTAGAGCGCGCCCCATACCCAGGCCCACTTGGCCAAGAGATTTTCGACAACGTCTCTAAAAAAGCCTGGGAAGAGTGGACTAACCACCAGACCATGCTAATTAACGAAAAACACCTCAATATGATGGATGCCGCAAGCCGCAAATTCCTTCAAGAAGAGATGAAAAAGTTCCTCGACGGTGAAGATTACGCACAAGCCGAAGGCTACGTAGCACCAAAAGCATAATTTTTCACTGGAGGCTGTTGACACCCAAACCCAAACTCGGTTTAATACGCGCCTCCAATGAGTTGCCTCGATAGCTCAGTTGGTAGAGCAGAGGATTGAAAATCCTCGTGTCGGTGGTTCGATTCCGCCTCGAGGCACCATACAAAATAGCCGCGCTAATCAGTGCGGCTTTTTTGTATGTGCCGTTTGGCGGATGAGGCCGCCGACCGGTGGTTCGACAAAATTGTATGGAACAATTTTGGACGTCCAAAGGACGGGCTCGAAGAGCCGAGGGCAGGAAAGCCCGAGCATTCCTAGCCTCGAGGCACCATCCCATTTTAATTAAGCCATGTAAATCAAATGATTACGTGGCTTTTTTGTTTCTGATACCGTAAATAATACCGTTTTTAAGATTGGTTTTTAGAGGTCATTCTTAGACTTCTGAAGACTTTATCCTGCCCTACTCCTCTGCACTCATAGGAAACTATGTGCGCAAAACATAGACAGCCCTAAAATTTTTTGGAGCTAAGTGCGCAATTCTGCATACCCTTAAGTGCTCAATATTGCGCACCCTAAATCTCTAATAACTGTCTAATCAATTGCTCAATGACTCCTATCCGGTATATTCAAATAACTAGATGGAGAGATTAGATGTGCGGTAGATACAACCTAGAAGATAATGACGATACCCAGGCTCTGATGGATGACCTGCGTGTTTCGTTTGGTCGCACTAACATCCCTAGCTTCTTTAACTTGGCTCCAACCGAACAGATACCAGTCGTATCTGAAGAGGAAGGTATTAGAGCTTTAAGACCTATGAGATGGTGGTTAACGCCTGTTTGGGCTAAGGAGATAACTACACAGTACTCTATGTTTAATGCGCGTGCTGAGACTCTAGATAAAAGCAAAGCATTCCAGGGTAGCTTTAGGCATCACCGCATCATAATCCCAATGACGTCGTTTATTGAATGGCGTAAGGAGGGGGCTATCAGACAGCCTTATCTAGTTAAGTATGAACACGATTGTATGGTTGCAGCAGGGGTATGGTCTCAATGGACTGATGGCGAGATTGTTCTAGATACATGTGCGATGGTAACTACAAACGCTTGTAAGGACTTTAAAGCATTCCACTCTCGTCAGCCCTTGTTGCTGGATTCGGAACAGGCAAATGCTTGGTTAGAAGAGAGAGCTGATTTAAAGGATCTACGAGAGCTCCTGAAAGCTCCTCTACCGCAAAATATGCTCATTAGAGCAATAGATCCTTCAATTAATAATAGTCGGCTAAAAGAGGCTCCTAGTGTCCTGAACGGTAGACAAGAGATTGTAGTATCCAGCTGACTGTTGAACGGCGGTTCACGACCCAAAGCAGACTCTGATAACGTATTATTTTTAGAATTTTATGAGTTTTGGATCTTAATAATGATGTATGTAGATTTTGAAAAAACTTGCTTCAGACAGGTGATTTCTCTTTTTAACGAGACGTTTACTGCATCTGAAGGCGAGACTGAAGGTAAAGTGGTAGCTGATTTGGTTGAGCAACTCTTGAGTCTTCCTGTGGATGAAAAAGTCATTTGCTTCTGCGCTAAAGAAGATGAATCTATATTGGCAGCTGTACTTTTCACGCAATTAACCTATTCAGATGACTTGGTGGGTTGGCTCCTTTCACCTTTGGCGGTGACACCGAGCAGGCAGGGTGAAGGTATTGGTCAACAACTCCTTAGGCATGCCATCAGTAAACTATCAGATCGACATGAATCATTTTTGGTCACTTATGGTGATCCCAGCTTTTATTCCAAGGTGGGATTTCGGGCTGTCGAAGAGACTCGGCTTCCAGCTCCCTACAAGTTATCTATGCCTATCGGATGGCTAGCGCTGCCGC includes these proteins:
- the hisF gene encoding imidazole glycerol phosphate synthase subunit HisF; its protein translation is MALAKRIIPCLDVENGRVVKGVKFLDIRDAGDPVEVARRYDEQGADEITFLDITASHEGRDTMVHTVERMASQVFIPLTVGGGVRTCEDIRTLLNAGADKVSINTAAVFNPEFVKEAADRFGSQCIVVAIDAKRVSAPDEEGRWEIFTHGGRKPTGLDAVEWAKKMEELGAGEILLTSMDQDGVKNGYDLGVTRAVSEAVNIPVIASGGVGNLDHLVEGCIEGKADAVLAASIFHFNEYTVPEAKAYMRERGIEVRL
- the mutY gene encoding A/G-specific adenine glycosylase; this translates as MSEKQFAATVLSWFDQHGRKHLPWQQEKSAYNTWISEIMLQQTQVAAVIPYYQRFMARFPTVNSLAEAPIDEVLHHWTGLGYYARARNLHKAAQMVVREFNGQFPQDPQLLEQLPGVGRSTAAAISSIAFGTQAAILDGNVKRVLARYLAIEGWTGSTSVQNQLWLAAESLTPTSRNGDYTQAMMDLGATLCTRSKPKCSQCPLVESCKAYAEDRVTELPTPRPKKTQPVKQTHMLVIRDGDSFLLQQRPPTGIWGGLWSFPETPDLRDLEPEWQFDSSKAQVLAPFRHTFSHYHLDITPVIVEKNQLDLSHVMEARATLWYNTEQPQEIGLAAPVKALLNTLGSAL
- a CDS encoding SOS response-associated peptidase codes for the protein MCGRYNLEDNDDTQALMDDLRVSFGRTNIPSFFNLAPTEQIPVVSEEEGIRALRPMRWWLTPVWAKEITTQYSMFNARAETLDKSKAFQGSFRHHRIIIPMTSFIEWRKEGAIRQPYLVKYEHDCMVAAGVWSQWTDGEIVLDTCAMVTTNACKDFKAFHSRQPLLLDSEQANAWLEERADLKDLRELLKAPLPQNMLIRAIDPSINNSRLKEAPSVLNGRQEIVVSS
- the hisB gene encoding imidazoleglycerol-phosphate dehydratase HisB; this translates as MTERTANVSRDTLETQISVAINLDGTGEFKADTGVPFLEHMMDQISRHGLIDIDVKAKGDLHIDDHHTVEDIGITLGQAFKQAVGDKKGIRRYGHAYVPLDEALSRVVIDFSGRPGLEMHVDFVRGSIGKFDVDLFGEFFHGFVNHAGVTLHIDNLRGKNAHHQAETIFKAFGRALRMALEVDERAAGMMPSTKGCL
- the hisH gene encoding imidazole glycerol phosphate synthase subunit HisH — encoded protein: MSTIAVIDYGMGNLHSVAKALELVSNDGTEVILTADPVKVRNADRVLLPGVGAIRDCMAEMRRLGVDKEVHEAIESGKPFLGICVGYQALTNFSEENDGVECLGEFDGRVNFFGKDLKDADGEKLKVPHMGWNQVKQTMDHPLWAGIEDDTRFYFVHSYHVHLADKTLVAGTCEYGVPFDVALAKDNVFATQFHPEKSSKAGLALLKNFVNWNGQP
- a CDS encoding AsmA family protein, producing MKALVKVLAGIVALFVIAIAGLAAYMTYLFDPNEYRSQIEQQAKEEAGIELKINGDIGWSIYPWLAIDVAEISVRYPNQPELAKLTSASAALNIPSLLSGSVEVDRVLVDGLTLNLVSDKKGMTNWDNGQKAKSKNTQERSDTETVDTPTMALAIAGVELRNAKIAYVDQAANQTVQLNELNLIVSQLELGKAVPIQFKTRLSVSADGKESLNIPIDMNTKLTLNLEAQTLQVSDLTLKLDETTLQGRGLYNLVKPQVSLNLQGDILNVDKYLVNSEAAAKGQSGSAMPSSKGWSKDPILPPLPIGAIDADIALSFDKVIVQSQEITDITLNATTKGGVLTVSKLDAKAFGGALTSTAKVDGRKNTPVMSFSPKLTNIKAEQLMALAMEDPALSANINLTADLTTSGVSLYDFVNGLNGSVNINAEEGVIKGIDMAQQLCQKIENITALGYNPDQVDMTTPIAGLNSDYTIKNGVVSNSALNASVDAANLDAKGIIDIPKQAFDYNLGLTITEDLFKKSCGINPALRGTRIPVDCKGNFDTDPVKLCKLDTRFVGELIKKAAGKKVQAGIDKKKAELEQQATEKLQDTLKDQLGDKLKGLFGK
- a CDS encoding oxidative damage protection protein, with protein sequence MSRTVFCRKFKEELEGLERAPYPGPLGQEIFDNVSKKAWEEWTNHQTMLINEKHLNMMDAASRKFLQEEMKKFLDGEDYAQAEGYVAPKA
- the hisA gene encoding 1-(5-phosphoribosyl)-5-[(5-phosphoribosylamino)methylideneamino]imidazole-4-carboxamide isomerase, whose product is MLIIPAIDLKDGKCVRLRQGRMDDSTVFSDDPVDMAAKWVDAGCRRLHLVDLNGAFAGEPVNGEIVREIAKAYPNLPIQIGGGIRSAETIEAYLNAGVSYVIIGTKAVKEPQFVTDMCKAFPGNIIVGLDAQDGRVAIDGWAEVTDVMAVDLAKRFRDDGVSSIVYTDIARDGMMQGVNVEATVDLAVQGGIPVIASGGVTNIDDIRALAEVADQGILGAITGRAIYEGTLDVAEAQTLSDSLTGN
- a CDS encoding GNAT family N-acetyltransferase, with product MMYVDFEKTCFRQVISLFNETFTASEGETEGKVVADLVEQLLSLPVDEKVICFCAKEDESILAAVLFTQLTYSDDLVGWLLSPLAVTPSRQGEGIGQQLLRHAISKLSDRHESFLVTYGDPSFYSKVGFRAVEETRLPAPYKLSMPIGWLALPLSDSEIPTSQEVPSCVAPFRNPEIW